Proteins encoded by one window of Burkholderia plantarii:
- a CDS encoding RHS repeat-associated core domain-containing protein, producing the protein MNSPAPLQPKPTAVYIGPLDGFYKVDIQANLRDLDQWLRSISHGVVTVELLKNVAENTPVLANIFAAADVISDIRAMINHGDRPLDLFDWLNLGLDLIGVIPIPTSTAQVRMGARPLLKLVREEVAKNGRAAGEAVFNVIRDGVISAMLSHLQARYAGEIEKFIAILRSTLAEMLDGAADYIGKLMNGIADLFEHAGGKHVDTSKDRNNFVSDAKQIYRSVTTASIGSLIGGVASMYHDGSSVLVKTGVNATTATVKYVDADVSAHLTKFANALRQKIPAVQKAVRGLDGNDVGKIGWLLQIVEDAVLLWRKSHPKGQAVGIPSSGKAKAEARRGQGPHETLRKTADAQHPGGGCCNLNSAVPTPAARSGGSIGFALGDERIDHDDFTIDGPLPIIWVRTYRSFFDANDTGGELGPRWITPYTVRFDVHDGKLVYHDAEGRSLDYPLLDVGAAHDDRAENMTLLRLDDRWLSVTRGHDFLEAYERDGDRYRLAFLKDRAGNQLTCDYDAQGRLYRLIAPHVQVAFRHDVHGRIVEIVEHDADGMRVGRLAAYEYDAEGDLAGAWDRFGNHREYRYRHHLLTRYTDRTGRGMNLEWHGTHAKARCFREYRDDGSDEVTLAWHPDFRMVSVTDALGNVTQHYYDIKGYTFRVIHPDGSEEWLYRNAHEKLVEYIHRDGGVEFLDYDARGNFIRHLRVDGSVIEMQYDGKDQLVRTIDPQGHAWVQEYDDAGNVVLARDPLGHETQYQYNGQGLPIKVVDAKGGTKSLSYDAGGRLLSYRDCSGKTTQWSYDAAGRLSSTKDAAGTTTAFTYGANGQLAEIVSPAGVERIQYDAEGRLISTVDPMQRTTRYSYDGAGRVSLRVDALGQRLSYGYDRLGRLVRLTDANDASYTFRYDPVGRLLEEVEFDGKTTRYAYDEASGRLVSIDEAGRVTRVAQDGAGRFARREVGEDIEQFAYDASGRLIDASNRYSRVQRFFDPAGNLVREHHAYDVFGVKRSYVWHHGYDELGNRVRTVRPDGHTIDWLMYGSGHVHGLLVDGEDRLQLERDDLHREVARTLSSRIGQSTVYDPAGRVERQTVQRDRAPAALSTRRYRYDAAGQLTQIEDSRKGATDYRYDPVGRLIEAIGPGTRERFAFDPASNIVDPGKPENARTSSMSSPTARSESTLPASVPKVLGNLLKEYAGTHFDYDEQGNLIQKRSPGGTQRFEWDGFDRMSAASVEEPSRHSASRYYYDALGRRIAKDVNGARTVFGWDGDTLAYESSEAGSRHYVYEARSFVPMAQYVTAPVAGIETPVARADDRYTPEDDPLQRVPEAQGEARVMFYHCDQIGTPLMMTDEAGEVVWEASYKAWGETREVIERASAAAGVAAVRNPLRFQGQQVDDETGLHYNRYRYYDPAVGRFVGRDLAGLVGGTNTYFYASNPVAWIDPLGLRKRVGCPGKFNSFHDFDLPQNKLFASDGVQFRLANKALIDRMNTDAAFRKDILSRNPGLLEWSKDPKDLGNSPPGMTWHHNDGVGVLNLVDRSDHADNHGIYHSDGTGGRDKWGGGKLGRKGKLNPATGCPL; encoded by the coding sequence ATGAACTCGCCCGCCCCCCTTCAACCGAAGCCGACCGCCGTCTACATCGGACCGCTCGACGGTTTTTACAAAGTCGACATCCAGGCGAACCTGCGCGACCTGGACCAGTGGCTCAGAAGCATCAGCCACGGCGTCGTCACGGTCGAGCTGCTCAAGAACGTCGCGGAAAATACGCCGGTACTCGCGAACATCTTCGCGGCGGCCGACGTGATCAGTGACATCCGCGCGATGATCAATCATGGCGACCGGCCGCTCGATCTGTTCGACTGGCTGAACCTCGGCCTCGATCTGATCGGCGTGATTCCGATTCCTACCAGTACCGCCCAGGTGCGCATGGGCGCGCGGCCGTTGCTGAAGCTGGTGCGCGAGGAGGTGGCCAAAAACGGTCGCGCGGCCGGCGAGGCCGTCTTCAACGTGATCCGCGACGGGGTGATCAGCGCGATGCTGTCGCACCTTCAGGCGCGCTACGCCGGCGAGATCGAAAAGTTTATTGCCATCCTGCGCAGCACGCTGGCCGAGATGCTCGACGGGGCCGCGGATTACATCGGCAAGCTGATGAACGGGATCGCGGATCTGTTCGAGCATGCCGGCGGCAAGCACGTCGACACCAGCAAGGACCGCAACAACTTCGTATCGGACGCGAAGCAGATCTACCGCAGCGTGACCACCGCCAGCATTGGATCGCTGATCGGTGGCGTCGCATCGATGTATCACGACGGCAGCTCGGTCCTGGTGAAGACGGGCGTGAATGCCACGACCGCGACGGTGAAATACGTCGACGCCGATGTCAGTGCGCATCTCACGAAGTTCGCGAACGCCCTGCGCCAGAAGATTCCGGCCGTGCAGAAGGCCGTGCGGGGACTCGACGGCAACGACGTCGGCAAGATCGGCTGGCTGCTCCAGATCGTCGAGGACGCTGTATTGCTGTGGCGCAAGTCGCATCCGAAGGGGCAAGCCGTGGGCATTCCGTCGAGCGGCAAGGCCAAGGCGGAGGCGCGGCGCGGGCAGGGGCCGCACGAGACGCTGCGGAAGACGGCCGACGCGCAGCATCCCGGCGGCGGGTGCTGCAACCTCAATTCGGCGGTGCCCACGCCGGCCGCGAGATCGGGCGGCTCGATCGGCTTCGCGCTCGGCGACGAGCGCATCGATCACGACGACTTCACGATCGACGGCCCGCTGCCGATCATCTGGGTGCGCACCTACCGCTCGTTCTTCGACGCCAACGACACTGGCGGCGAACTCGGGCCGCGCTGGATCACGCCCTACACCGTGCGCTTCGACGTGCATGACGGCAAGCTCGTCTATCACGATGCCGAGGGGCGCAGCCTCGATTACCCGCTGCTCGACGTGGGTGCCGCGCACGACGACCGGGCCGAGAACATGACGCTGCTGCGCCTCGACGATCGCTGGCTCAGCGTGACGCGCGGCCACGATTTCCTCGAAGCCTACGAGCGCGACGGCGACCGCTACCGGCTCGCGTTTCTCAAGGACCGCGCCGGCAACCAGCTGACCTGCGATTACGATGCGCAGGGACGCCTGTACCGGCTGATCGCGCCGCACGTGCAGGTGGCGTTCAGGCACGACGTACACGGGCGCATCGTCGAGATCGTCGAGCATGATGCCGATGGCATGCGCGTCGGGCGTCTGGCCGCCTACGAATACGATGCCGAGGGTGATCTGGCCGGCGCCTGGGACCGCTTCGGCAATCATCGCGAGTATCGCTACCGGCACCATCTGCTCACGCGCTACACCGATCGCACCGGGCGCGGCATGAACCTCGAATGGCACGGCACGCATGCGAAGGCGCGGTGCTTCCGCGAGTATCGCGACGACGGCAGCGACGAGGTCACGCTCGCCTGGCATCCTGACTTCCGGATGGTCAGCGTGACCGATGCGCTCGGCAACGTCACGCAGCACTACTACGACATCAAGGGCTACACGTTCCGCGTGATTCATCCGGACGGCAGCGAGGAGTGGCTGTACCGCAACGCGCACGAGAAGCTCGTGGAATACATCCACCGCGACGGCGGCGTGGAATTCCTCGACTACGACGCGCGCGGCAACTTCATCCGGCATCTGCGCGTGGACGGCAGCGTGATCGAGATGCAGTACGACGGGAAGGATCAGCTCGTGCGCACCATCGACCCGCAGGGGCATGCGTGGGTGCAGGAGTATGACGACGCCGGCAACGTGGTACTTGCCAGGGACCCGCTTGGGCACGAGACGCAGTACCAGTACAACGGACAGGGGCTGCCGATCAAGGTGGTCGATGCAAAGGGCGGCACGAAATCGCTGAGCTACGACGCCGGCGGCCGGCTGCTGTCGTATCGCGATTGCTCTGGCAAGACCACGCAATGGAGCTATGACGCTGCCGGGCGGTTGAGCAGCACCAAGGATGCGGCCGGGACGACTACCGCGTTCACCTATGGCGCGAACGGGCAGCTGGCGGAAATCGTGTCGCCCGCCGGCGTCGAGAGGATCCAGTACGACGCCGAGGGGCGGCTGATCTCGACCGTCGACCCGATGCAGCGCACGACGCGTTATTCCTATGACGGCGCGGGACGTGTCTCGCTGCGCGTCGACGCGCTCGGGCAGCGGCTCAGCTATGGCTACGACCGGCTTGGGCGCCTCGTGCGGCTGACTGATGCGAACGATGCGTCTTATACGTTCCGTTACGACCCGGTCGGCAGATTGCTCGAGGAAGTCGAGTTCGACGGCAAGACGACGCGTTATGCCTATGACGAAGCGAGCGGGCGGCTCGTTTCGATCGATGAAGCCGGGCGCGTGACGCGGGTCGCGCAGGATGGTGCCGGCCGCTTCGCGCGGCGCGAGGTGGGCGAGGACATCGAGCAGTTCGCCTATGACGCGAGCGGACGGCTGATCGACGCGAGCAATCGCTACAGCCGCGTGCAGCGCTTCTTCGATCCGGCCGGCAATCTCGTGCGCGAACACCATGCCTATGACGTATTCGGCGTGAAGCGCAGCTATGTGTGGCATCACGGCTACGACGAACTCGGCAATCGCGTGCGCACCGTGCGGCCCGACGGACATACGATCGACTGGCTGATGTACGGGTCCGGGCACGTGCATGGGCTGCTGGTGGACGGCGAGGATCGCTTGCAGCTCGAACGCGACGACCTGCATCGCGAGGTGGCGCGCACGCTGTCGAGCCGGATCGGGCAGAGCACCGTCTACGATCCGGCCGGGCGCGTCGAGCGGCAGACCGTGCAGCGCGACAGGGCGCCGGCCGCGTTGAGTACGCGGCGCTATCGATACGATGCGGCCGGGCAGCTCACGCAGATCGAGGACAGCCGCAAGGGCGCGACCGATTACCGGTACGACCCGGTCGGGCGGCTGATCGAGGCGATCGGGCCGGGCACGCGCGAGCGGTTCGCGTTCGATCCGGCGAGCAATATCGTCGATCCGGGCAAGCCGGAGAATGCGCGGACCTCGTCCATGTCTTCGCCGACGGCGCGCAGCGAGAGCACGCTGCCGGCTTCGGTGCCGAAGGTGCTCGGCAATTTGCTGAAGGAATATGCGGGCACGCACTTCGATTACGACGAGCAGGGGAATCTGATCCAGAAGCGCTCGCCGGGCGGGACGCAGCGGTTCGAGTGGGACGGGTTCGACCGGATGAGCGCGGCGAGCGTCGAGGAGCCGTCACGGCATAGCGCCTCGCGGTATTACTACGACGCGCTGGGGCGGCGGATCGCGAAGGACGTGAACGGCGCGCGGACCGTGTTCGGGTGGGACGGCGATACGCTCGCGTATGAGTCGAGCGAGGCGGGCAGCAGGCATTACGTGTACGAGGCGCGTTCTTTCGTGCCGATGGCGCAGTATGTGACGGCGCCGGTGGCGGGGATCGAGACGCCGGTGGCGCGGGCGGACGATCGGTATACGCCAGAGGATGATCCGCTGCAGCGCGTGCCGGAGGCGCAGGGTGAAGCGCGGGTGATGTTCTATCACTGCGACCAGATCGGTACGCCGCTGATGATGACGGACGAGGCGGGCGAGGTTGTCTGGGAGGCGAGCTACAAGGCGTGGGGCGAGACGCGCGAGGTGATCGAGCGGGCGTCGGCGGCGGCCGGGGTGGCGGCGGTCAGGAATCCGCTGCGGTTCCAGGGGCAGCAGGTTGATGATGAGACGGGGCTGCACTATAACCGGTATCGGTATTATGACCCGGCGGTGGGGCGGTTTGTCGGACGGGATCTAGCGGGGTTGGTTGGCGGGACGAACACATATTTTTACGCTTCCAACCCGGTGGCGTGGATTGACCCATTGGGATTGCGGAAACGGGTAGGTTGTCCGGGGAAATTTAATTCATTCCATGATTTTGATTTGCCTCAAAATAAATTGTTTGCTAGTGATGGTGTTCAATTTAGATTGGCAAATAAAGCCTTGATCGATAGGATGAACACAGATGCCGCATTCCGAAAAGATATCTTGTCTCGTAATCCAGGTCTTCTTGAGTGGTCGAAAGATCCGAAGGATTTGGGAAATAGTCCACCCGGGATGACTTGGCATCACAATGACGGCGTTGGAGTTTTGAATTTGGTTGATAGAAGCGATCATGCCGATAACCATGGAATTTATCATTCAGATGGAACTGGCGGTCGAGATAAATGGGGTGGTGGAAAGCTTGGTCGGAAAGGTAAATTAAACCCTGCAACAGGATGCCCTTTATGA
- a CDS encoding DUF7716 domain-containing protein, with the protein MNSLTVNSYYKIDDLIEIVKNKEDRDSIYMVYVPDGTDDLSVGMQVYVGDVPDFDEDDNEVFPDFVGNNGLEVGYRRDQFQDVIDLAYRQKPTASIDEVVECLNHYAEYDDFLDLS; encoded by the coding sequence ATGAACTCATTGACTGTAAACTCGTACTATAAGATCGATGATCTTATTGAGATTGTTAAAAATAAAGAAGATCGAGATTCCATCTATATGGTCTATGTGCCGGATGGTACTGACGATTTGAGTGTTGGGATGCAGGTTTATGTTGGCGATGTGCCGGATTTTGATGAGGACGACAATGAGGTATTTCCTGATTTTGTGGGTAACAATGGGCTGGAGGTTGGGTATAGGCGAGATCAGTTTCAGGATGTGATTGATTTGGCTTACAGGCAAAAACCAACTGCTTCGATCGATGAGGTGGTTGAGTGCTTGAATCACTATGCTGAGTATGATGATTTCTTGGACTTGTCGTGA
- a CDS encoding DUF4265 domain-containing protein — protein sequence MIVENWCLIDVYAGNNESGPVYERLPAKQIDANVYKLLASPGLTLNLAKGDLIRLDGVDLPATVVMRGGNFCIQIYSNEISKDDAAWLEAELKGRMNGALDSMNEGSLACSVPAVNGIGKINELFNEFKRRSGVEWYYSNIYKNFEDPSDETLLNWWVVCEK from the coding sequence ATGATTGTTGAAAATTGGTGCCTAATTGATGTGTATGCGGGAAATAATGAGTCTGGTCCAGTATATGAAAGATTGCCTGCTAAACAAATAGACGCCAATGTCTATAAGTTGTTGGCGTCGCCAGGGCTGACTCTCAATCTCGCGAAAGGAGACCTAATCCGCCTGGATGGGGTCGATCTTCCTGCAACTGTTGTGATGCGGGGTGGGAATTTTTGTATTCAAATTTATTCTAATGAAATATCGAAAGATGACGCTGCATGGCTGGAAGCGGAGTTAAAAGGCAGGATGAATGGTGCGCTGGACAGCATGAATGAGGGGAGTTTAGCCTGTTCAGTGCCGGCGGTTAATGGTATCGGAAAAATCAATGAACTGTTCAATGAATTTAAGCGGCGATCTGGAGTTGAGTGGTATTATTCGAACATATATAAAAATTTCGAAGATCCGAGCGATGAAACACTTTTGAATTGGTGGGTGGTGTGTGAGAAATGA
- a CDS encoding SMI1/KNR4 family protein, with the protein MTFKPLGISDEQLALMKQNGLKLDKRTQRSLTSGADNPKPDAGQISKFESSIGYSFPDDYRKFLIDHNGGKPSPNGVSLPEIASLKGTALSYLHGFNHGYSDYTLRGVWKKFSKELKKNYIPIGGDPAGNYFLMDLSESGNGGIYFWNRDVLEGDDESEIVKIAGSFSEFLNLLH; encoded by the coding sequence GTGACATTCAAGCCATTGGGCATAAGCGACGAACAACTTGCCTTAATGAAGCAGAATGGGTTGAAGCTGGACAAGCGCACTCAGCGGAGTCTGACGAGCGGCGCGGACAATCCCAAGCCGGATGCCGGGCAAATTTCAAAATTCGAATCGAGCATTGGCTACTCGTTTCCCGATGATTACAGGAAATTCTTGATTGATCATAATGGCGGCAAGCCGAGCCCCAATGGCGTGAGTTTGCCTGAGATCGCGTCGTTAAAAGGCACGGCGCTTTCCTATTTGCATGGTTTCAATCATGGATATTCGGACTACACCTTGAGAGGCGTGTGGAAGAAATTTTCCAAGGAACTCAAGAAAAACTACATTCCTATTGGGGGTGATCCTGCTGGAAATTATTTTTTGATGGATCTTTCCGAAAGTGGAAATGGGGGAATATATTTTTGGAATCGGGATGTGCTGGAGGGGGACGATGAATCAGAGATTGTCAAGATTGCCGGCTCGTTTTCCGAGTTTTTGAATTTGCTGCATTAA
- a CDS encoding nuclear transport factor 2 family protein, producing MTAADTTEAQTRHIYTHWHAAITTGDIGTLMSLYAPHARFESPSILVVLPELGTGILEGRAAIRDFFTAGFSKLSGTFTDWYRTGDCFSNGRQLTWEYPRATPSGDQTDLVEVMDIEAGLIVAHRVYWGWHGLRSLLSVADPARRQTA from the coding sequence ATGACAGCCGCCGACACCACCGAAGCCCAAACCCGCCACATCTACACCCACTGGCACGCTGCGATCACCACTGGCGACATCGGCACCCTGATGTCTCTCTACGCGCCCCACGCCCGTTTCGAATCCCCGTCGATCCTCGTCGTGCTGCCTGAACTCGGCACCGGCATCCTCGAAGGCCGTGCGGCGATCCGCGATTTCTTTACTGCCGGTTTCAGCAAACTTTCCGGCACCTTCACCGATTGGTACCGCACCGGCGATTGCTTTTCGAACGGCCGCCAACTCACATGGGAATATCCGCGAGCCACGCCATCGGGTGATCAAACCGATCTCGTTGAAGTGATGGACATCGAGGCTGGCCTGATCGTTGCACATCGCGTCTACTGGGGCTGGCACGGCCTGCGCTCGCTGCTTTCCGTCGCCGACCCGGCACGCCGTCAAACCGCCTGA
- a CDS encoding MFS transporter has product MSKIAWRLMPILVVMFLISFIDRQNVGFAKLQMVHSLNMTEAAFGLASSLFFIGYLLFEVPSTLALHRFGARVWLARIMLTWGLITVAMGFTTSMPVFCGLRFVLGIAEAGFYPGVIYYLTLWFPQSYRARVLGIFTLGSALANMLGSLVGGWLLSLSGIGGLAGWQWVFIATGLPAVVVGILVFRLLPTSFREARFLSDHEKAIVGAALEREAPVQAEHSHPWKALLDPRVILFAATYMMMSTSLYGVTYWLPTIVKSFGVSSSTNGLLSMLPWALAVVLLIWLPPKLRRARSLLRTIGIVAVLGATGFVLSLVLPTTPLRFVALVLGGACIPLIYPCFWSMPPRYFTGARAAASVAAINSIGNLGGFFSQNLMPLAGKLTGSAFGPMIVPIVCLSVLGVGAFVGWARSERSLAAVGV; this is encoded by the coding sequence ATGTCGAAGATCGCCTGGCGCCTGATGCCGATTCTCGTCGTAATGTTTCTGATCTCGTTCATCGACCGTCAGAACGTCGGCTTCGCCAAGCTGCAGATGGTGCATAGCCTGAACATGACGGAGGCCGCGTTCGGGCTCGCCTCGTCGCTGTTCTTCATCGGCTACCTGCTGTTCGAAGTGCCGAGCACGCTCGCGCTGCATCGCTTCGGCGCGCGCGTCTGGCTCGCGCGGATCATGCTGACGTGGGGCTTGATCACCGTCGCGATGGGCTTCACGACGTCGATGCCGGTGTTCTGCGGGCTGCGCTTCGTGCTCGGCATCGCCGAGGCCGGCTTCTATCCGGGCGTGATCTATTACCTGACGCTGTGGTTTCCGCAGAGCTACCGCGCACGCGTGCTCGGCATCTTCACGCTAGGCAGCGCGCTCGCGAACATGCTCGGCTCGCTCGTCGGCGGCTGGCTGCTGAGCCTGAGCGGGATCGGCGGGCTGGCAGGCTGGCAGTGGGTGTTCATCGCGACGGGACTGCCCGCCGTGGTCGTCGGGATCCTCGTGTTCCGGCTGCTGCCGACGTCGTTCCGCGAAGCGCGCTTCCTGTCAGATCACGAGAAGGCGATCGTCGGCGCCGCGCTCGAACGCGAAGCGCCGGTGCAGGCCGAGCATTCGCATCCGTGGAAGGCGCTGCTCGATCCGCGCGTGATCCTGTTCGCGGCCACCTACATGATGATGTCGACCTCGCTGTACGGCGTGACGTACTGGCTGCCGACCATCGTGAAGTCGTTCGGCGTATCGAGCAGCACCAACGGCCTGCTCAGCATGCTGCCGTGGGCGCTGGCCGTGGTGCTGCTGATCTGGCTGCCGCCGAAGCTGCGCCGCGCGAGGAGCCTGCTGCGCACGATCGGGATCGTGGCGGTGCTGGGGGCGACCGGGTTCGTGCTGAGCCTCGTGCTGCCCACCACGCCGCTGAGGTTCGTCGCGCTGGTGCTTGGTGGGGCGTGTATTCCGCTGATCTATCCGTGTTTCTGGTCGATGCCGCCGCGGTATTTCACCGGCGCGCGCGCGGCGGCGAGCGTGGCCGCGATCAATTCGATCGGGAATCTCGGCGGGTTCTTCAGCCAGAACCTGATGCCGTTGGCGGGCAAGCTCACGGGCAGCGCGTTCGGGCCGATGATCGTGCCGATCGTTTGCTTGAGCGTGCTGGGAGTGGGTGCGTTTGTCGGCTGGGCAAGGTCGGAGCGGTCGCTGGCGGCGGTGGGGGTTTGA